The following proteins come from a genomic window of Paenibacillus wynnii:
- a CDS encoding type II toxin-antitoxin system HicB family antitoxin yields MKNHYVYPLVVERTDTNLSMYFPDFPGTAVTAADITEGLTRAKEMLSFRALELEESRQNLPQPSEPNQITLEDSSDLIVYVEVFMPPFRNVEANKAVTKNCTLPKWLRDAADEAGLNFSQVLQSGLKEALGLDRRKV; encoded by the coding sequence TTGAAGAACCATTACGTTTATCCCCTTGTTGTTGAGCGTACAGACACCAATTTAAGCATGTATTTCCCAGACTTTCCTGGAACAGCCGTGACGGCTGCTGACATCACAGAAGGTCTAACACGGGCAAAAGAGATGCTATCCTTTCGTGCTTTGGAACTGGAAGAGTCTAGACAAAACTTGCCTCAACCTTCCGAACCTAATCAAATTACTTTAGAGGACTCGAGCGACCTTATAGTTTACGTGGAAGTGTTTATGCCACCCTTTCGAAATGTGGAAGCCAACAAAGCCGTAACAAAGAATTGTACATTACCGAAATGGCTGCGCGATGCTGCTGATGAAGCTGGCTTAAATTTTTCTCAAGTCCTGCAAAGTGGGCTTAAGGAAGCTCTCGGATTGGATAGACGTAAAGTCTGA
- a CDS encoding MAG6450 family protein, with amino-acid sequence MSSKKKKKPVLGHQPKSQLGGKTISPEAFNVPDEGSTDHLSPVFSFIDCCPNHFQLSDWQFDELKALMATLRDLSGKQWSELRKIKGFKSVDSSTFSCDLPAYISPEVTIWECRVSGRARIFGHRSRNVFKIVWFDRNHEVYPMS; translated from the coding sequence ATGAGTAGTAAGAAAAAGAAAAAGCCGGTACTAGGCCATCAACCGAAGTCTCAACTTGGCGGCAAAACGATATCACCTGAGGCTTTCAACGTTCCGGACGAAGGGTCTACGGATCACTTGAGTCCGGTTTTTTCTTTTATCGATTGCTGCCCGAATCATTTCCAGTTATCGGACTGGCAGTTTGATGAATTAAAAGCTTTAATGGCTACTTTACGTGATCTTAGCGGTAAGCAGTGGTCGGAGTTGAGAAAAATCAAAGGGTTTAAAAGTGTGGATAGTTCTACGTTCTCTTGTGATTTGCCGGCATACATATCTCCTGAAGTGACAATATGGGAATGTAGAGTTTCAGGAAGAGCAAGGATATTTGGTCATAGAAGTCGAAATGTATTTAAGATTGTTTGGTTTGATCGCAATCATGAAGTCTATCCAATGTCATAA
- a CDS encoding Panacea domain-containing protein: MDIFSAAKYFLSKVDEEEGVLITHLKLQKIVYYAQAWYLAIYGRRLFEDKQFEAWAHGPVNPELFQVYRGYGYQPIPFPEDFDPTDYSRGEKDYLDQIWSLYGRFDAKYLEALTHKEEPWLSTRGDLPEGARCDTPISDDLMTEYYGGLVEDE; this comes from the coding sequence ATGGATATTTTCAGCGCCGCTAAATACTTCTTGAGCAAAGTTGATGAAGAAGAGGGAGTTTTGATTACGCATCTGAAACTCCAAAAGATCGTCTATTATGCGCAGGCGTGGTACTTGGCTATTTACGGACGAAGATTGTTCGAAGACAAGCAATTTGAAGCATGGGCACACGGCCCAGTAAACCCCGAATTATTCCAAGTGTACAGGGGGTACGGATACCAGCCGATACCTTTCCCGGAGGATTTTGACCCTACTGACTACAGTAGAGGTGAAAAGGACTATCTTGATCAAATATGGTCCTTGTACGGTAGATTTGATGCTAAATATTTAGAAGCACTAACCCACAAAGAAGAACCTTGGTTAAGTACAAGAGGTGATCTTCCAGAGGGAGCTCGCTGTGATACCCCGATATCGGATGATCTGATGACGGAGTATTATGGAGGGCTAGTAGAGGATGAGTAG
- a CDS encoding M15 family metallopeptidase — protein MSLTLEQVKSKSNKRLVGLQPVVLAATLALIERCYKRGVPIVITQGLRTIEEQEALYAQGRTKPGSIVTNAKGGTSYHNYGLAVDFALLLPNGSAVSWDLKRDGDCDKATDWGEVVDEAKELGFEWGGDFTSIKDAPHFQMSFGLTISQLRAGIKPSETALAKAQAKIEIYMKECNDVKAEKANFIVNGVKQKDGLFIDGTVYVPLRTAGEALDATVGWNKDTKTATLTRKV, from the coding sequence GTGTCATTAACATTGGAGCAAGTAAAGAGTAAATCAAATAAACGATTGGTAGGATTACAACCGGTTGTCTTAGCTGCTACTCTCGCACTGATAGAGCGGTGCTATAAACGTGGTGTACCTATTGTTATTACTCAGGGGCTAAGGACAATTGAAGAACAGGAGGCCCTCTATGCGCAGGGTCGCACCAAGCCAGGATCAATTGTTACCAATGCTAAGGGCGGTACCAGCTATCATAATTATGGCCTTGCAGTAGACTTTGCATTGTTACTTCCGAATGGATCAGCAGTATCTTGGGATCTCAAACGTGACGGTGATTGTGATAAGGCAACTGATTGGGGAGAAGTAGTTGATGAGGCTAAGGAACTAGGATTTGAATGGGGTGGGGATTTCACCAGTATCAAGGATGCACCACATTTTCAAATGTCCTTTGGTTTAACTATTTCTCAGTTACGTGCAGGCATCAAACCATCTGAAACAGCACTCGCAAAAGCACAAGCAAAAATCGAAATATACATGAAGGAGTGTAATGACGTGAAAGCAGAGAAAGCAAACTTTATTGTGAACGGTGTGAAACAGAAGGACGGACTCTTTATTGATGGAACAGTGTACGTGCCATTGAGAACAGCTGGTGAGGCATTAGATGCGACTGTTGGATGGAATAAAGATACTAAGACAGCAACACTAACTCGTAAGGTGTAG
- a CDS encoding phage holin family protein, protein MLYHIKQLSTIIYTAAVGSGSREVATGGITSMAGLLATIAGLLGGWDKALQVLVAFMVADYITGLLGAIKTKTVSSDVMFWGGIRKGVVLFVVGLSALMDDWLQPGAPIFRTAAIYFYAGREGLSVIENIGVLGVYMPPVVKDFLLQLSEDKAKNNPAKPDHPDNDQSA, encoded by the coding sequence ATGCTCTATCATATCAAGCAATTGTCGACAATCATATATACGGCTGCTGTCGGCTCTGGGAGCCGCGAGGTTGCCACGGGGGGCATTACATCTATGGCGGGATTGCTGGCAACCATTGCGGGTCTGCTGGGAGGCTGGGATAAAGCTCTGCAAGTGTTGGTGGCCTTTATGGTTGCTGATTATATTACCGGGCTGCTGGGCGCAATCAAGACCAAAACGGTGAGCAGTGACGTTATGTTCTGGGGCGGCATCCGCAAAGGGGTCGTCCTTTTTGTTGTCGGCCTGTCTGCACTGATGGATGACTGGCTGCAACCAGGAGCCCCGATCTTTCGCACGGCCGCCATTTATTTTTATGCGGGACGCGAGGGTTTAAGCGTCATTGAAAACATAGGTGTCCTGGGCGTGTATATGCCGCCTGTGGTCAAGGATTTTTTACTGCAACTCAGTGAGGATAAGGCCAAGAATAATCCGGCCAAACCGGATCACCCGGATAATGATCAATCAGCATAA